One Cryptomeria japonica chromosome 9, Sugi_1.0, whole genome shotgun sequence genomic window carries:
- the LOC131030222 gene encoding protein GLUTAMINE DUMPER 3, protein MSSVFRSLLVAETHARILFTDVRHHSPAPAYGQESHAGWRSAAMYLFVGVAAMLALIGFASLVLVCTWCKLATGSLGQNARVPDPESMHSGPLKPQMTCSQDDKQEDKVLVIMPGQHEPTFLATQLSSSATQDTTEKGDL, encoded by the coding sequence ATGAGCTCAGTTTTCCGTTCCTTGTTGGTGGCAGAAACTCATGCTAGAATTCTGTTTACAGACGTAAGGCACCATTCCCCTGCTCCAGCGTATGGACAGGAGTCTCATGCTGGATGGCGCTCTGCCGCCATGTATTTATTCGTTGGAGTGGCGGCTATGTTGGCCCTCATTGGCTTTGCTTCGCTCGTTCTAGTCTGTACTTGGTGTAAGCTTGCCACTGGGAGTCTGGGCCAAAATGCCCGAGTTCCTGACCCGGAATCCATGCATTCTGGCCCTTTAAAGCCCCAGATGACTTGCTCCCAAGATGATAAGCAGGAAGACAAAGTTCTTGTGATTATGCCTGGTCAGCATGAACCCACTTTTCTGGCCACACAGCTGTCTTCTTCTGCAACTCAGGATACCACAGAAAAGGGGGATTTGTAA